One genomic window of Maribacter aquivivus includes the following:
- a CDS encoding fumarylacetoacetate hydrolase family protein, with translation MKLVTFQNNIGAVKIGWLKGNGVIAMQKADASLPNDMLSFIDDHETYFKIIKDNNLENLAPHYQLSEVKLLAPLTNPRSFRDYVAFEEHMLNASKSFGHTVSPEWYNIPIFYFTNHQAIYGPEAEIKRPEKESKFDIELELAVIMGKKGKDIQVENVDDYIFGYTIFNDWTARAIQRQEMTVPLGPHKGKDFANAIGPCIVTKDEFEKYRCTISREMHPEHLQMPQTTDGRFDLKMIARINGKTICEGNYKTVYWTFPQMIKRASENNVQLMPGDILGSGTVGWGSLIENNFSVHRPLEPGDEVELEIEGIGVLRNKVV, from the coding sequence ATGAAATTAGTTACTTTTCAAAATAATATAGGAGCTGTTAAAATTGGCTGGTTAAAAGGCAATGGTGTAATTGCTATGCAAAAAGCGGACGCCAGTTTACCAAATGATATGTTAAGCTTTATTGATGACCATGAAACGTATTTCAAAATAATAAAGGATAATAATTTAGAAAACCTAGCACCTCATTATCAATTATCAGAAGTAAAACTATTGGCTCCACTAACGAATCCAAGAAGTTTTAGAGATTATGTTGCTTTTGAGGAGCACATGTTAAATGCTTCAAAGTCTTTTGGACATACCGTTAGCCCAGAATGGTATAACATTCCTATCTTTTACTTTACCAATCATCAGGCGATTTATGGGCCAGAAGCTGAAATAAAGCGCCCAGAAAAGGAATCCAAGTTTGATATTGAGTTAGAGCTGGCTGTTATCATGGGTAAGAAAGGTAAAGATATTCAGGTCGAAAATGTCGATGACTATATTTTTGGATACACCATATTTAATGATTGGACCGCTAGAGCTATTCAAAGACAGGAAATGACCGTGCCTCTTGGACCGCATAAAGGCAAAGATTTTGCAAATGCCATTGGGCCTTGCATTGTTACCAAAGATGAATTCGAGAAATATAGGTGTACGATTTCAAGAGAAATGCATCCAGAGCATTTGCAAATGCCTCAAACAACTGATGGCCGTTTCGATTTAAAAATGATTGCACGAATAAACGGAAAAACCATCTGTGAAGGCAATTATAAAACCGTGTATTGGACCTTTCCGCAAATGATAAAAAGAGCTTCAGAAAATAATGTTCAGTTAATGCCTGGTGACATTTTAGGTAGTGGTACCGTTGGATGGGGAAGTCTTATTGAAAATAACTTTTCGGTTCATAGACCATTAGAACCTGGGGACGAGGTTGAATTAGAGATTGAGGGGATTGGGGTGTTGAGGAATAAAGTCGTTTAA
- a CDS encoding FAD-dependent monooxygenase yields MSAVKKVLVVGGGIGGQSVAIALAQKGVEVEIAERLDVYNVYGVGIIQQMNALRALDELDLADETMKQGYPYGQLKMYTSTGHFIGLAGAPPIGKYPSHNGISRRTLHEIMYDKAIKLGVHYKMGTTVTHIENNKDDVTVTFTDNTKKTYDILIASDGINSDMRKLIFGDFKPKYMGVSVWRYAFKKHEDLDTAYMYYGKRSKIGFIPMSDDSMYMFLVSAEGADNPWIEKSAYVPMLKDYLSEFPAKIAQDIIPQITEPDLVNYRPIEASHLPEPWFKNRAIVIGDGAHATVPQLGSGAALALEDGVVLAEELDKADTVEKAFTAFMKRRHQRCMAIVDASETLAEWELLEFEGKPLPEGANIGQVIGKAVGTLMAPH; encoded by the coding sequence ATGTCAGCAGTAAAAAAGGTACTCGTAGTTGGTGGTGGTATTGGAGGTCAGTCTGTTGCAATTGCTTTAGCCCAAAAGGGTGTTGAAGTTGAAATAGCAGAAAGACTAGATGTGTATAATGTATATGGAGTAGGAATTATTCAACAAATGAATGCCCTTCGAGCATTGGATGAATTAGACTTAGCTGATGAAACCATGAAGCAAGGTTATCCTTACGGACAATTAAAAATGTACACTTCTACAGGGCATTTTATTGGTCTTGCAGGAGCACCACCAATAGGGAAGTACCCTAGCCATAATGGTATTTCAAGACGTACCTTACATGAAATCATGTATGATAAGGCTATCAAACTTGGTGTTCACTATAAAATGGGAACTACGGTTACCCATATCGAAAACAACAAAGATGACGTTACCGTAACATTTACGGATAACACTAAAAAAACCTATGATATCTTAATCGCTTCAGATGGTATAAATTCTGATATGCGTAAATTGATTTTTGGTGATTTTAAACCAAAGTATATGGGTGTTTCAGTTTGGCGGTATGCCTTTAAAAAGCATGAGGACCTAGATACAGCATATATGTATTATGGAAAGCGTAGTAAAATTGGATTTATACCAATGTCTGATGACAGTATGTATATGTTCTTGGTGTCTGCTGAAGGAGCCGATAACCCATGGATTGAGAAATCTGCCTATGTGCCTATGTTAAAAGATTATTTATCTGAATTTCCAGCTAAGATTGCCCAAGACATCATCCCTCAAATTACAGAACCAGATTTGGTCAATTATCGTCCAATAGAAGCAAGTCATTTACCAGAACCTTGGTTTAAAAACAGAGCTATTGTTATAGGTGATGGTGCCCATGCAACCGTTCCGCAATTAGGCTCCGGAGCCGCATTGGCGCTTGAAGATGGTGTAGTTTTAGCAGAGGAATTGGATAAGGCAGATACTGTTGAAAAAGCTTTCACAGCCTTTATGAAAAGACGTCACCAACGATGTATGGCGATTGTAGATGCATCAGAAACCCTCGCAGAATGGGAATTATTGGAGTTTGAAGGAAAACCGCTTCCTGAAGGAGCAAATATTGGTCAAGTCATTGGTAAGGCTGTTGGTACTTTAATGGCACCACATTAA
- a CDS encoding alpha/beta hydrolase family protein has translation MWHFFPGKYMPSYQVNRALTQAHYGGGEFAEILEAAGNIDPDNRETFNIAWLNKGNEVYGWAEDYEKNNAFVSARRTYLRAFNYLRTAEFFMNLQDDRKIPTYLKAREAFIKATKYFEEKPIQVEVPFEGSFLPGYLFKPKGVKNPPVMVMFGGLDSLAEELYFGIGDHLMERGVALLAMDGPGQGAALRLNHIHSRHDYNVAGTAVLDWVLENLKDEVDTTSVGIAGVSMGGYMAARCAAFEPRFKVCMVFGAVWSYYSVWAGRSGKHPLAEIVQHIMGVDSYEAVLKKLEGFTLENGVAEKISMPTFIMHGGGDKQNFVEHAITLEKHLTCEHKMKIVPEGESGSQHCQVDNFMPALDMFDWIAEKIHA, from the coding sequence ATGTGGCATTTTTTTCCAGGCAAATACATGCCTTCTTATCAAGTTAATAGAGCATTGACCCAAGCACATTATGGTGGTGGCGAGTTTGCAGAAATATTAGAAGCAGCGGGCAATATTGACCCAGATAATAGAGAAACCTTTAATATAGCTTGGCTAAATAAAGGTAATGAGGTTTATGGTTGGGCAGAAGATTATGAAAAGAACAATGCTTTTGTATCTGCTAGGCGAACCTATTTAAGAGCATTTAATTATTTACGCACGGCGGAATTTTTTATGAATCTACAAGATGACCGAAAAATACCGACCTACCTTAAAGCAAGAGAGGCTTTTATAAAGGCGACCAAATATTTTGAAGAAAAACCAATTCAGGTGGAAGTTCCTTTTGAAGGTTCTTTTTTACCAGGATATCTTTTTAAGCCAAAAGGCGTGAAAAATCCACCAGTAATGGTCATGTTTGGTGGTTTAGATAGTTTAGCTGAAGAACTTTATTTTGGAATAGGTGACCATTTAATGGAAAGAGGTGTTGCCTTGTTAGCTATGGACGGACCAGGTCAAGGAGCTGCTTTACGTTTAAACCATATTCACTCTAGACATGATTATAATGTTGCTGGTACAGCTGTTTTGGATTGGGTTTTAGAAAACTTGAAAGATGAAGTTGACACTACTAGTGTTGGTATTGCAGGGGTATCTATGGGAGGTTACATGGCAGCACGTTGTGCAGCATTTGAGCCTCGTTTTAAAGTATGTATGGTATTTGGGGCTGTCTGGTCTTACTATTCTGTTTGGGCAGGTAGAAGTGGGAAACATCCTTTAGCTGAAATTGTACAACATATTATGGGTGTTGATAGTTATGAAGCTGTTCTTAAAAAATTAGAAGGCTTCACCTTAGAGAACGGTGTTGCCGAAAAAATCTCTATGCCAACATTCATTATGCATGGTGGTGGTGATAAACAGAATTTTGTGGAACACGCAATAACATTAGAAAAGCATCTAACGTGTGAACATAAAATGAAAATTGTACCAGAAGGTGAAAGTGGGTCTCAGCATTGTCAAGTAGACAATTTTATGCCTGCATTAGACATGTTCGATTGGATTGCAGAGAAAATTCACGCCTAA
- a CDS encoding VOC family protein, producing the protein MAKNPHYFSQMAHVEVLTKDLEKSVHFFGDIVGMDITGREEGSVYLRAWGDYFHHTLKLTQSDKSGLGHIGWRADSPEALEEAVEYLESIGAGRGWYDGDLGHGKAFKFQSPEGHMHEVFWDVQWLREEGERGSVYADRYASNRLQGANPRRFDHVTYMVSKGAYPAEKAFWKALGFKNPDEIRISDEIPPIGGLHTLANLSHDIAIFTDPNIEPNQAVLNHICWNVDSREEVLLALDYFIEKGYKSVMGAPTRHKADEGFFIYIVDPGSGILFEFYACARLVFAPDHLDVHYLKDNPNDAWGSVNPFAEMAKGKKLGLSDDGTVKPVDI; encoded by the coding sequence ATGGCAAAAAACCCACATTATTTTTCGCAAATGGCCCATGTTGAGGTCTTAACCAAAGACCTTGAGAAATCGGTACATTTTTTTGGTGATATCGTTGGAATGGATATAACAGGAAGAGAAGAAGGTTCGGTTTATTTAAGAGCTTGGGGAGATTATTTTCATCATACCTTAAAATTAACGCAAAGCGACAAGTCTGGACTTGGACATATTGGGTGGAGAGCGGATAGCCCAGAGGCTTTAGAAGAAGCTGTTGAATATTTGGAAAGTATTGGTGCAGGCAGAGGTTGGTATGATGGTGACCTAGGTCATGGTAAAGCTTTTAAATTTCAATCTCCTGAAGGCCATATGCATGAGGTTTTTTGGGATGTACAATGGCTTCGTGAAGAAGGGGAACGTGGTAGTGTGTATGCCGATCGATATGCTAGCAATCGTTTACAAGGTGCTAATCCAAGAAGATTTGACCACGTAACATATATGGTATCAAAAGGTGCTTACCCTGCTGAAAAAGCATTTTGGAAAGCTTTAGGATTCAAAAATCCAGATGAAATTCGTATTTCAGATGAAATACCCCCAATTGGAGGTTTACATACCCTTGCAAACTTATCACATGACATTGCCATCTTTACAGACCCGAATATAGAACCAAATCAAGCAGTTTTAAATCATATTTGTTGGAATGTAGATAGTCGTGAAGAGGTACTTTTAGCTTTAGACTATTTTATAGAAAAGGGGTATAAGAGTGTTATGGGTGCACCAACAAGGCACAAGGCAGATGAAGGTTTCTTTATCTACATTGTTGATCCTGGAAGTGGAATTTTATTTGAATTCTATGCTTGTGCTAGATTAGTGTTTGCACCAGATCATTTAGATGTTCATTATTTAAAAGATAATCCAAATGATGCATGGGGCTCTGTAAATCCGTTTGCAGAAATGGCGAAAGGTAAAAAACTTGGACTTTCTGATGATGGTACAGTGAAACCTGTAGATATTTAG
- a CDS encoding O-methyltransferase yields the protein MTKDSKFLQVLAAYDERMQSEDEIMKSLPVVEGMKRRDEFLLSVGEDAAVFMNTLLKSAKSKTILEIGTSYGYSTLWLAEAARENDGIVITLEADETKVTYAKHRLYEAGLSKYVDFRVGDALTLMKEAKETFDFVLVDVWKELYLPCFELFYPKLKNKAWVVADNMIFPTQSIEETKRYQNRIRNTGVFSSVLLPIGSGMELSQYEQIK from the coding sequence ATGACAAAGGATTCGAAATTTCTTCAAGTTTTAGCGGCTTATGATGAGCGCATGCAGTCAGAGGATGAGATTATGAAGTCTTTGCCTGTTGTTGAAGGTATGAAACGGCGTGATGAGTTTTTGTTATCGGTAGGTGAAGATGCTGCCGTTTTTATGAATACCTTATTAAAATCAGCTAAATCGAAAACGATATTAGAAATAGGAACATCTTATGGCTATTCTACCCTATGGTTGGCAGAAGCAGCAAGAGAAAATGACGGCATTGTAATTACGTTAGAGGCCGATGAAACCAAAGTAACATACGCTAAACATAGATTATACGAAGCGGGTCTTTCGAAATATGTTGATTTTAGAGTGGGTGATGCTTTAACGCTTATGAAAGAAGCAAAAGAGACTTTTGATTTTGTTTTAGTAGATGTTTGGAAAGAATTATACCTGCCTTGCTTTGAATTATTTTATCCTAAATTAAAAAATAAGGCTTGGGTGGTTGCAGATAATATGATATTCCCGACACAATCAATTGAAGAAACAAAACGCTATCAAAACCGAATACGTAATACAGGAGTTTTCTCTTCAGTATTATTGCCTATTGGAAGTGGAATGGAATTGAGTCAATACGAGCAAATAAAATAG
- a CDS encoding DUF3861 domain-containing protein, with translation MEKKANKYKLKLELLELLRPDHKIYEPIEFEFGNHDNIFNIIERMKKRNRFKTEQDSVEFAIGLKLFSEVMLKNKDNPLFEDFRPAFGAMMKKLKSEE, from the coding sequence ATGGAAAAGAAAGCAAATAAATATAAATTAAAACTAGAGCTTTTAGAATTACTAAGACCAGATCACAAAATCTATGAACCTATTGAATTTGAATTTGGCAACCATGATAATATATTCAATATTATCGAACGTATGAAAAAACGAAACCGTTTTAAAACGGAACAAGATTCGGTAGAATTTGCAATTGGACTTAAACTTTTTAGTGAAGTTATGTTAAAGAACAAAGACAATCCACTATTTGAAGATTTCAGACCAGCTTTTGGTGCTATGATGAAAAAATTAAAATCCGAGGAATAA
- a CDS encoding MFS transporter yields the protein MKKFFSYENGIVSLMALTFGVLFFDRLALNYLVPFVAKDLNLNNTQIGLLAGVLSLAWAFSSYYTTAWSESKNKNKITFLIAIVIFSVCSFGSGMAIGFGTLLVARLIMGLAEGPVIPLAQVFVERESTPSRLGLNVGILQAVGGALFGSILAPVILIQIAENMGWRTAFYIAGVPGLALGLIAAFYLKKSTTESRGAENNTGFALKEIWAYKNIKWGTALACCVFGWWFATIPFITKYFTDVQGMSAGDMQKTMGLLGVAMLISSLFFPGISDKIGRKKALYIAVGLGIFYPFAVYFLNGSGIHLPAMFLSYAMVGAIPLVAAIVPSEAVPNHLKAKAIGFVTAVAEIVGGVIIPAVSGALSDIFDESAFLWVAAALAVLALFFLSKLEETKGKVFVESVSK from the coding sequence ATGAAAAAATTTTTCTCTTACGAAAATGGAATAGTTAGCTTAATGGCCTTGACCTTTGGAGTACTATTTTTTGACAGGTTAGCGCTAAATTATTTAGTTCCCTTCGTAGCCAAAGACCTTAATTTAAATAATACTCAAATAGGACTCTTAGCAGGAGTATTGTCTTTGGCTTGGGCTTTTTCAAGTTATTATACTACAGCATGGTCAGAGTCTAAAAACAAAAACAAAATCACGTTTCTAATTGCCATCGTTATTTTTTCTGTCTGTTCATTTGGTTCAGGTATGGCTATTGGTTTTGGGACCTTATTGGTGGCTCGTTTAATTATGGGTTTGGCAGAAGGTCCGGTAATTCCATTGGCGCAAGTCTTTGTGGAACGAGAATCTACACCTAGTAGACTTGGTCTTAATGTAGGCATTTTACAAGCTGTTGGTGGAGCTTTATTTGGTTCTATTTTAGCACCCGTAATTTTGATTCAAATAGCTGAAAATATGGGTTGGCGCACAGCCTTTTATATTGCTGGTGTTCCTGGTTTGGCACTAGGGCTAATTGCGGCTTTCTATCTTAAAAAATCAACTACAGAAAGTAGGGGCGCTGAAAACAATACTGGTTTTGCACTAAAAGAAATTTGGGCTTACAAGAATATAAAATGGGGAACTGCTTTAGCTTGCTGCGTCTTTGGTTGGTGGTTTGCTACCATACCTTTCATTACCAAATACTTTACTGATGTACAAGGAATGTCTGCTGGTGATATGCAAAAAACCATGGGTCTATTAGGTGTTGCGATGCTTATTTCATCTTTATTTTTTCCAGGTATCTCTGACAAGATTGGAAGAAAAAAAGCACTTTATATCGCTGTTGGTCTGGGTATATTCTATCCTTTTGCAGTATATTTTCTAAATGGGTCTGGTATTCATTTACCAGCAATGTTTTTAAGTTACGCTATGGTAGGTGCAATACCTCTAGTTGCTGCTATAGTGCCTTCTGAAGCCGTTCCTAATCATTTAAAAGCAAAAGCAATTGGTTTTGTAACTGCGGTTGCAGAAATTGTTGGTGGTGTAATTATTCCTGCCGTATCTGGAGCACTTTCAGATATTTTTGATGAATCAGCATTTTTATGGGTTGCTGCAGCATTGGCAGTATTGGCCTTATTTTTCTTATCCAAATTAGAGGAAACCAAGGGAAAAGTGTTTGTTGAGAGCGTAAGCAAGTAG
- a CDS encoding arylsulfatase: MRILVLGIMTLFFLSCKHGAIDKKEIVQTDQKPNVVLIMADDMGFSDLGNYGSEINTPSLDRLASEGTRLERFYTNTICAPSRSSLLTGQYPHKAGIGFFNEDFGLPGYEGYLNKESLTLGEVFKNGGYSTYMTGKWHVGNDKPHWPIQRGFDNFFGFLDGGESYFDTKPLLKGPPSTAFLYEGNEVYNIDKEDFYLTDELTNRAIDFVTNKEKEKPFFLYMAYNAPHWPLHAKPEDIAKYKGKYDAGWDELRKLRFENVKKLGLAEEEWNPFKDKSLPAWDSLNAEEKSEWTLKMEVYAAMVDNLDQNIGKLLNYLGTTGQLNNTVIIFLSDNGAENMDVGKMPFTVKRNEGPVGTAGSMEAYSKNWAQVSNSPLRSYKSSPYEGGTATPFIIRYPGQKVSGKILKGGSHLVDIMPTLLDIADIEYPESYNGVTPNPLVGESFLPLLQGEDWTRDQPICFEWFGDRAVWLGDLKGVHQYNKEWELYDLSTDRTESNDIAATQPETIAKMDAIYNEWAKNNGVIPWSEEMSKKTQFRKSPH; this comes from the coding sequence ATGAGAATACTAGTTTTAGGTATTATGACGCTTTTCTTTTTGAGCTGCAAACATGGTGCTATAGATAAGAAAGAAATTGTTCAAACCGATCAAAAGCCAAACGTTGTTTTAATTATGGCCGATGATATGGGCTTTTCAGACCTGGGCAATTACGGATCGGAAATAAACACTCCCAGTCTTGACCGTCTTGCATCTGAAGGAACACGGTTAGAAAGATTTTACACAAATACTATTTGCGCCCCTTCACGTTCAAGTCTACTCACAGGTCAATATCCGCACAAAGCAGGTATAGGCTTTTTTAATGAAGACTTTGGTCTGCCTGGCTATGAAGGCTATCTTAATAAAGAATCTTTAACCTTAGGCGAAGTATTTAAAAATGGGGGCTATTCTACCTATATGACGGGAAAATGGCATGTTGGGAACGATAAACCACATTGGCCAATACAACGTGGTTTTGATAACTTTTTTGGATTTTTAGATGGTGGGGAAAGTTATTTTGATACCAAGCCACTTTTGAAGGGCCCGCCTTCTACAGCATTTTTATATGAAGGCAACGAGGTTTACAATATTGATAAAGAAGACTTTTACCTAACGGATGAATTGACTAACAGGGCCATTGATTTTGTTACCAACAAAGAAAAAGAAAAACCATTCTTTTTATACATGGCCTATAACGCACCACATTGGCCTTTACATGCAAAGCCAGAAGACATTGCAAAATATAAAGGTAAATATGATGCAGGTTGGGATGAGCTTCGCAAGCTACGTTTTGAAAATGTTAAAAAACTAGGTTTGGCAGAAGAGGAATGGAATCCATTTAAGGACAAATCATTACCAGCATGGGATAGCCTGAACGCAGAAGAAAAAAGCGAGTGGACTTTGAAAATGGAAGTTTATGCCGCCATGGTAGATAACCTAGACCAAAATATAGGGAAACTATTAAACTATTTAGGCACAACAGGACAGTTGAATAATACCGTAATAATCTTCCTATCCGATAATGGTGCTGAAAATATGGATGTTGGTAAAATGCCTTTTACCGTTAAACGAAACGAAGGCCCTGTAGGTACTGCCGGTTCAATGGAGGCATATTCAAAAAACTGGGCTCAAGTTTCAAATAGTCCACTTAGAAGTTACAAATCATCTCCTTATGAAGGTGGTACAGCAACTCCATTTATCATACGTTATCCAGGCCAAAAAGTATCTGGTAAGATTTTAAAGGGAGGTTCGCATCTTGTAGATATCATGCCAACATTATTAGATATTGCCGATATTGAATATCCTGAAAGCTATAATGGTGTAACACCTAACCCTCTTGTTGGTGAAAGTTTTTTACCTCTATTACAAGGCGAAGATTGGACTAGAGATCAACCTATATGTTTTGAGTGGTTTGGTGATCGCGCGGTATGGCTTGGCGATTTAAAAGGTGTTCATCAATACAACAAAGAGTGGGAATTGTATGACCTTTCCACCGATAGAACCGAATCAAACGATATAGCAGCTACACAACCTGAAACCATCGCAAAAATGGATGCTATTTACAATGAATGGGCAAAAAATAATGGAGTTATTCCATGGTCTGAGGAAATGAGTAAAAAAACACAGTTTAGAAAATCACCACATTAA
- a CDS encoding TonB-dependent receptor, translating into MKNHARLLLTCLGFLLIGFTQAQTGEISGQVQDEAGAVLPGASVLIEGTKNGTMTDFDGKFTLSGLDSGEYQLIVSYVGFSRQKITVSVPQSQPLSVMLSEDATQLDDVIVTGVFDSRSRMDASVAITTIGAKQLARVAPTSSADLLKNIPGVFVNQARGEIWNSVYSRGLSANSIDNINGYRYVSLQEDGLPVTNVELFPDLFLRADAMTARVEAVRGGTASILGANAPGGIFNYVSKTGGDKFAGEVRAKYGLEGNGKNPYYRADFNIGGPMSNGWTYNVGGFFRQSDGARDRGYPVNKGGQIRANLVKKYKTGFFQLNLKYLNDKNDRMAFIPSTNWQDPQIADGFSKYDSYALYDFSMEVPFNEAGTRTINSTDLLHNIDRSIGFNWKQDLGNGFSLKNDFKYSRKDDERNATAVVTPISTTSFLFYAIPGLFAGPNPARTGTYRFADPRTGQEFGTVNLAPNVGPNAVPGPPAILTPGPNNNFPGSNIQPNSLLFMPLFYQDIDRNEIANQLVFTKKTEKSSFNLGSFYSRSKLDITNWSKGMGLSGGLIQNQPVPAQITLDADNGQTYDVTSPEGFMNVGWTGSDDGETTQGIFALFFGHNWKITEKLTLDYGMRYEDVTSKGFNSIGVPNPRQNDPSFGGLDGNPLTLWDNGGGTAGAPVNYDYKLNSFSYTAGLNYKFSDQQAIYARFARGNKAPSTFFYLDLNDDALVENTPALLEEITQFEIGYKVNTEKLQLVATPFYSNLNNVPNIQTFSNEDGTRYSPPFQFAEYTTLGFELETTINLTDKWMVRSNAVIQYAKADKYTTWNEGRDGPADDTIIEYSGNEADNSANVIFNINPIYNGEKFYSSLNYSYMGARQANVPNSFLLPAFGSVDLAFGYDFSKKFGLQLNINNVLDKYGILGWQGPGGFPAALNRDGFPPDFIANNPNAIFSTQGSMPRAYFLTATYRF; encoded by the coding sequence ATGAAAAATCACGCTAGACTACTTTTAACTTGTTTAGGCTTCTTATTGATTGGTTTTACCCAGGCACAAACGGGTGAAATTTCTGGTCAAGTACAAGACGAAGCTGGTGCCGTTCTACCTGGTGCCTCTGTTTTGATTGAAGGCACAAAAAATGGCACAATGACAGATTTTGACGGAAAATTTACCCTTAGTGGTTTGGATTCTGGAGAATATCAATTAATTGTTTCCTACGTTGGATTTTCAAGACAAAAAATTACGGTATCCGTACCTCAATCCCAACCATTGTCCGTTATGTTATCTGAAGATGCCACACAATTAGATGATGTTATTGTCACTGGTGTTTTTGATTCACGTAGTCGTATGGATGCATCTGTGGCGATTACAACTATCGGTGCCAAACAATTGGCAAGAGTTGCACCTACGAGTTCAGCGGATTTATTGAAAAATATACCGGGGGTATTTGTAAACCAAGCACGGGGAGAAATTTGGAACTCGGTTTATTCAAGAGGACTTTCGGCAAACTCAATTGATAATATTAATGGGTATAGATATGTATCCTTGCAAGAGGATGGTTTACCTGTTACAAATGTGGAATTATTTCCAGATTTATTTTTGAGAGCTGATGCTATGACGGCAAGAGTAGAAGCTGTTAGAGGTGGTACCGCATCTATTCTTGGTGCAAACGCCCCAGGCGGAATTTTCAATTACGTTTCTAAAACCGGAGGTGATAAATTTGCTGGTGAAGTACGTGCTAAGTATGGTCTAGAAGGCAATGGAAAAAACCCATATTACAGGGCTGACTTTAATATTGGCGGACCAATGAGTAATGGTTGGACTTATAATGTTGGAGGTTTCTTCCGCCAATCGGACGGCGCAAGAGATCGTGGATATCCTGTAAACAAAGGTGGTCAGATAAGAGCTAACTTGGTAAAAAAATATAAAACAGGATTCTTTCAATTGAATTTAAAATATCTAAATGATAAGAATGATAGAATGGCGTTTATACCATCTACCAATTGGCAAGACCCACAAATTGCAGATGGCTTTTCTAAATACGATTCTTATGCTTTATATGATTTCTCAATGGAAGTACCTTTTAATGAAGCGGGTACAAGAACCATCAATTCTACAGATTTATTACACAACATAGACCGTTCAATTGGTTTTAATTGGAAACAGGATTTAGGCAATGGTTTTTCTTTAAAGAACGATTTTAAATATTCAAGAAAAGATGATGAAAGAAACGCTACAGCAGTGGTTACGCCAATAAGCACTACCAGTTTTCTTTTTTATGCGATACCAGGTTTGTTTGCTGGTCCAAACCCTGCCAGAACAGGAACATATCGTTTTGCAGATCCGAGAACAGGACAGGAATTTGGTACTGTTAATTTAGCGCCAAATGTAGGTCCAAATGCCGTCCCTGGACCTCCAGCAATTCTTACACCAGGGCCTAACAATAATTTTCCTGGATCAAACATTCAACCAAATTCGCTTTTGTTTATGCCATTGTTCTATCAAGATATTGACAGAAATGAAATTGCCAATCAATTGGTGTTTACTAAAAAAACAGAGAAAAGTAGTTTTAATTTAGGTAGTTTTTATAGTCGTTCTAAATTAGATATTACCAACTGGAGCAAAGGTATGGGGCTAAGCGGTGGTTTAATTCAAAACCAACCGGTACCTGCCCAAATTACGTTAGACGCAGACAATGGTCAAACCTATGATGTTACTAGTCCAGAAGGTTTTATGAATGTTGGATGGACTGGTTCTGATGATGGTGAAACCACACAAGGTATTTTTGCGCTCTTCTTTGGTCATAATTGGAAGATTACAGAAAAACTTACATTAGATTATGGAATGCGATATGAGGATGTAACCTCTAAAGGTTTTAATTCTATCGGTGTTCCAAATCCACGACAAAATGATCCATCTTTTGGTGGGCTTGATGGAAATCCGCTAACCCTTTGGGATAACGGTGGTGGTACCGCAGGCGCCCCTGTTAATTACGATTATAAATTAAATAGTTTTTCTTATACCGCAGGTCTTAACTATAAATTCAGTGACCAGCAAGCAATTTATGCCAGATTTGCTCGGGGTAATAAAGCACCATCGACTTTCTTCTACCTTGATTTAAATGATGATGCACTGGTAGAAAATACACCGGCATTACTGGAAGAAATAACACAATTTGAAATAGGTTATAAAGTAAATACCGAGAAACTACAATTGGTAGCAACACCTTTTTACAGCAACCTGAATAATGTTCCTAATATTCAAACATTTTCAAATGAAGATGGTACGAGGTATTCACCTCCTTTTCAATTTGCCGAGTATACAACTCTTGGTTTTGAGTTAGAAACAACCATTAATTTAACCGATAAATGGATGGTAAGAAGTAATGCGGTAATTCAATATGCTAAAGCCGACAAATACACGACTTGGAATGAAGGAAGAGATGGGCCAGCAGACGATACCATTATTGAATACTCGGGCAACGAAGCAGATAACAGTGCAAACGTAATATTCAATATTAACCCAATTTACAACGGTGAAAAATTCTATAGTTCTTTAAACTATAGTTATATGGGAGCAAGACAGGCTAACGTGCCCAATTCATTTCTATTACCTGCATTCGGTAGTGTAGATTTAGCCTTCGGTTATGATTTTTCTAAAAAATTCGGTTTACAATTGAACATTAACAACGTCTTGGATAAATATGGGATTTTAGGATGGCAAGGACCTGGAGGTTTCCCTGCTGCACTAAACAGAGATGGTTTTCCGCCAGATTTTATCGCCAACAATCCTAATGCTATATTTTCGACCCAAGGAAGTATGCCAAGAGCTTATTTCTTGACAGCGACCTATAGATTCTAA